A single genomic interval of Musa acuminata AAA Group cultivar baxijiao chromosome BXJ3-4, Cavendish_Baxijiao_AAA, whole genome shotgun sequence harbors:
- the LOC103982936 gene encoding pathogenesis-related protein 1-like: protein MRSSNPALAMLCTVALAMACTSTLAQNSPQDFVSPHNAARAAVGVGPVSWDSTVAAYAQNYANQRKADCQLVHSRGPYGENIFAGSGRDYTAADAVNSWVSEKQDYDYNSNKCAPNKVCGHYTQVVWRSSTAIGCGRVRCNNGGIFITCNYKPPGNYAGQRPY, encoded by the coding sequence ATGAGGTCCTCAAACCCAGCTTTGGCTATGCTCTGCACCGTGGCTCTTGCCATGGCCTGCACCAGTACCCTAGCCCAGAACTCGCCCCAGGACTTCGTGAGCCCCCACAACGCCGCCCGCGCCGCCGTCGGCGTCGGCCCCGTGTCGTGGGACAGCACCGTCGCGGCGTACGCCCAGAACTACGCCAACCAGCGGAAGGCCGACTGCCAGCTCGTGCACTCCAGAGGGCCGTACGGTGAGAACATCTTCGCGGGCTCCGGCCGCGACTACACGGCGGCAGACGCCGTCAACTCCTGGGTCTCAGAGAAGCAGGACTACGACTACAACAGCAACAAGTGCGCCCCTAACAAGGTGTGCGGCCACTACACGCAGGTTGTGTGGCGTTCGTCCACGGCCATCGGGTGCGGCCGTGTGCGCTGCAACAACGGCGGCATCTTCATCACCTGCAACTACAAACCTCCGGGCAACTATGCGGGGCAGCGCCCTTACTAA